GCCCCCATTACTGTATTCAGTGAATAATGTGATTGTTTAGCAGTTGATGGCCTCCTTTTTTACTTTGTTTTCCTGTTATAATGTGATTTGATTTCTCACCATTTCAACTGATTGATTCCATGCAAGCCATTTAACTTTGCACTGTGAATTTGTAGCTTGCTTCTTCCTTTAAAATTTCTCAATTTACATTGAAAACATACTGGATATCTATTGGGAGGGAGAGGTTGTTGCTTGTTTGTGCAAGTTTGATTTCTGCTGTAAAATGCTTAATTTAAACTGTTATTTCCTTTCATGCATGTTATCTACAAAAAAAATCTCAGTTATATGCAGGAGTGGTTAATTAGATACTCAAGTACATGCCATATGTGTGAATCGTTGGTTATATATGCATACTGCCCTAATTCTTGTTATTTGGATTTGCTGACAGAAGAATATAACTGTTATTCAGATCATCATCAAACATGTCGCTGCTATCGAAGTTACGGTTGGTCACTGTGGATGTGACTGGTACTCTGCTTGCTTACAAAGGACGGCTTGGTGATTACTACTGCATGGCTGCTAAGGCTGCCGGAAAGCCATGCCCTGATTATGATCGAATGCATGAAGGCTTCAAGCTTGCATACACTGAGATGGCAAGGAAATACCCATGCTTTGGATTTGCGGCAAAGATGCCAACGATCGAATGGTGGAGGATTTGCGTTAAGGATTCATTTGTTAAGGTAAAGCCGTTTTGCAGATATGGAATTTTTTTCAGGAATTAGTGTTGACCTTTTCATTTTCCTAGTTATCTGATTGCTCAATTTATACTACAGGCTGGCTATGATTACGATGATGAGACATTTGAGAAAGTGTTCAAGCGTATTTATTCTGCCTTCGGCTCCTCTGCGCCATACTCAGTGTTTCCTGATGCACAGCCCTTCATGAGAGGGCTGAGGGAGAAGGGTATCACAGTTGGCATCGTCAGCAATGCAGAGTACCGTTACAAAGAGGTCATCTTGCCTGCGTTAGGGCTGAATCAGGTTTGATAACATTAGAGACGACAGTCACAACCTTTTCAGCCATTTGTTGTCTTATAAAAGCAGTCACCTGATGCATGTCTTAGCTGTGCATCTAGGGCTCGGAGTGGGACTTCGGGGTGTTCTCAGGCATCGTCGGCGTCGAGAAGCCCGACCCAACGATCTACAAGATCGCGCTAGAGATGGCGGGGAACGTCGCACCAGAAGAGGCGCTCCACATTGGCGACAGCTACCGCAAGGACTATGTCCCCGCACGAAGCATCGGGATGCACGCGCTGCTCCTGGACCGGTTCAAGACCGCCGAAGCCGAGAGCTGGAGGAAGTCTGGCGCACCGGTCCTCCCTGACCTCGAGGCCGCGCAGGCATGGCTCACCAAGAACCCGACTGAGGAACCCGCTGAGGAGCCACTAGGGGCCGCACTGCTGCGCAGGATGGCCGAGAAGCTCTGAATCTCGCCCCTGGGATAGTTCCTGTTGTGCTCTTGCTGCGCAGTGAGGGAGCCAAGGAGAAGGGATGTGTTGTAGTGATGGTTCACTGGCCTGTTTAGCTAGCTGGAGCTACTTGAACTCTGGTAGTAGCTTCGGGTACTGTTGCTGACTGCTGAATGTGGCAAGTGATTCAGTCGTGCGACGAACATCTTGCAACGACGAATAATTCTAATCATGTTTTGCATAATGGAGATATTTAA
This portion of the Triticum dicoccoides isolate Atlit2015 ecotype Zavitan chromosome 7A, WEW_v2.0, whole genome shotgun sequence genome encodes:
- the LOC119328793 gene encoding haloacid dehalogenase-like hydrolase domain-containing protein 3, producing MSLLSKLRLVTVDVTGTLLAYKGRLGDYYCMAAKAAGKPCPDYDRMHEGFKLAYTEMARKYPCFGFAAKMPTIEWWRICVKDSFVKAGYDYDDETFEKVFKRIYSAFGSSAPYSVFPDAQPFMRGLREKGITVGIVSNAEYRYKEVILPALGLNQGSEWDFGVFSGIVGVEKPDPTIYKIALEMAGNVAPEEALHIGDSYRKDYVPARSIGMHALLLDRFKTAEAESWRKSGAPVLPDLEAAQAWLTKNPTEEPAEEPLGAALLRRMAEKL